The Sorghum bicolor cultivar BTx623 chromosome 6, Sorghum_bicolor_NCBIv3, whole genome shotgun sequence genome contains the following window.
CTAATCCTAATCTAAGACTTGGCCTTCTCATTAATGGCACGCTTGTTGTGCCAAGTGGCACTCTTATCAGCCTTCAGTTGGTTCTTTTTCATGGCTATTGAGCACTGGTCAGGCCTTCTACCATTTGCATTCATCTCTACTTGTGCCTTCCTCCGCCTCATGCGGTTCTCCTGCCTCAAACTCCTTAGAGCCTGTGCCCTCCTCTCAATCTCCAGTGCTTCTGAGAAGTTCCAGACTCTAACAGAACCATCCTCACCTGCACATACAATCCTATCTGCACCAATGGCGATGGAGAAGAGATCACATCCAACGCCATGAAGCATCCTCTGTGGAGGCTCTATGGCACTTGCATCAAAGCTCTTAACACGCAGACCTTTTGATGATCTTTTGGGAGTCAGAAGCTTCCTCAAATCAATAAGTGCAATCCTGCCATCACTCGAGGCTGACACAAGCCATGGATACTCAAAAGCAAGAGAATGAACAGGACCTGAATGTGGCACCCAAGTTGCCACTGGTTTAATGTCCTCCTCATCATCAGAGACATCAGAAACATTGAACAAGCGAATAGCGCCATCCTCTCCACCAGTAAACAGCACATCCGCCAGGTGTGTCCAAGCCAATGAATATGCATTACCAACATGGGCATTGGAAACTAAGCTTGTTAACTCGCCGTCCCTGATATCCCATACATATGCATCTCTACCAGCAGTACTGGCAACAGTATTTCCACGCAGAGCAAGAGACCACACCCAGTCTGCATGCATGAACTTTTGCACGCAATCCATCTGGGCTCTGTCCCAAACACGAACAGTCATGTCCCAAGAACCACTATAAATCCTCAGTGAATCCAAGGCAAGACTAGTCACAGGACCTTCATGCCCCCAGAGGCGAAACTCCGCATTCTGGTCAGTACCACTTCCAGAGATGTGAAATAAGTGATCATTGCCTTCAACAGCCCTCCAACACTGAATATAGGCATTAGTTCCTCCACTCACTAAAAGCCTAGAGTCAGCTGCAATCGCCCGGATGGTGCCACCAAGTGCACGGGATGTATCAATCAATAACCCTTCCTCCATTTTCCACATTCTAACCACAGAATCGCGGCCGCCAGTGAATATCAGATTTGCTGATACCAAAAGGAAGACGGCTCGAACATCCTCATTGTGGCCACGGAGAATATCCACATTGAATCTACCCATGAATGATTTACTCCTGAACTCCCGCTCCACGAAAAATGTTTTCCAAGACTTCCCATCTAGGGGGGCACCAGGCAACAAGGGCCCATTCAGGGCGTCGGGAAGGTCtggaagcccccacctttcgcAGTATAAC
Protein-coding sequences here:
- the LOC8074721 gene encoding F-box/WD-40 repeat-containing protein At5g21040 isoform X1 translates to MGDLRSREINLEVGPHNFMAFDCNKERGDSSPDNCSRICTEGTLVQANPLSHYWKPKGLKSLNKLENQKSSHGSVPRDDNPEQEAEASDEASASTCGIRCFTDLPAALVCEVLARLDAKDLGIVSCVSTLLHALATDHQGWKKLYCERWGLPDLPDALNGPLLPGAPLDGKSWKTFFVEREFRSKSFMGRFNVDILRGHNEDVRAVFLLVSANLIFTGGRDSVVRMWKMEEGLLIDTSRALGGTIRAIAADSRLLVSGGTNAYIQCWRAVEGNDHLFHISGSGTDQNAEFRLWGHEGPVTSLALDSLRIYSGSWDMTVRVWDRAQMDCVQKFMHADWVWSLALRGNTVASTAGRDAYVWDIRDGELTSLVSNAHVGNAYSLAWTHLADVLFTGGEDGAIRLFNVSDVSDDEEDIKPVATWVPHSGPVHSLAFEYPWLVSASSDGRIALIDLRKLLTPKRSSKGLRVKSFDASAIEPPQRMLHGVGCDLFSIAIGADRIVCAGEDGSVRVWNFSEALEIERRAQALRSLRQENRMRRRKAQVEMNANGRRPDQCSIAMKKNQLKADKSATWHNKRAINEKAKS
- the LOC8074721 gene encoding F-box/WD-40 repeat-containing protein At5g21040 isoform X2; the encoded protein is MAFDCNKERGDSSPDNCSRICTEGTLVQANPLSHYWKPKGLKSLNKLENQKSSHGSVPRDDNPEQEAEASDEASASTCGIRCFTDLPAALVCEVLARLDAKDLGIVSCVSTLLHALATDHQGWKKLYCERWGLPDLPDALNGPLLPGAPLDGKSWKTFFVEREFRSKSFMGRFNVDILRGHNEDVRAVFLLVSANLIFTGGRDSVVRMWKMEEGLLIDTSRALGGTIRAIAADSRLLVSGGTNAYIQCWRAVEGNDHLFHISGSGTDQNAEFRLWGHEGPVTSLALDSLRIYSGSWDMTVRVWDRAQMDCVQKFMHADWVWSLALRGNTVASTAGRDAYVWDIRDGELTSLVSNAHVGNAYSLAWTHLADVLFTGGEDGAIRLFNVSDVSDDEEDIKPVATWVPHSGPVHSLAFEYPWLVSASSDGRIALIDLRKLLTPKRSSKGLRVKSFDASAIEPPQRMLHGVGCDLFSIAIGADRIVCAGEDGSVRVWNFSEALEIERRAQALRSLRQENRMRRRKAQVEMNANGRRPDQCSIAMKKNQLKADKSATWHNKRAINEKAKS